The DNA sequence AAAACCATTGTTCTTGAAACAGGTTTTGTTAGGAGGGGAACAAGTGTGCCTTTCTCGTATTCGCCTGAGAGACTATACATTGAGGTCACGATGGCGAAGAGCAGAAAAGTTATGCTTCCCGCGCTGAATGTCACGGCGAAGTAGGGGTTCTCTTGGACGCCTAGCGCGGCGGGCAAGGCAAGGTTCACTGTGGCAAGGATGAAGGCGATGACTAGCGCGCCTATGAACATTTTTTTGCGGATGTTCCAGAGCATCTCGTAGCGGACGACCGCCCAGAACCTTGTCAGCCAGCTTGGACGTTGGGTAACCATTACTGTTGGCCTCCTTGGGTTTGATTTTGGGGATTATTGATTAATTGGATAAACACGTCCTCGAGGCTATGGCCCTTCTGGCTCATGCCCACGATGACTCCTCCCGCCGATGTTATCGCCTGCGAAACCTCCGCTCGGACATCCTGGGGGGTTGCAACGGTAATGTTTAATGTGTTGCCGCTTTTGGTGGCTGACTTAAAGAAACTTAACCCCTTAACCGCAGCTATCACTTTATCGGTGAGTTTTGCAACTTCGACTTGGATGGTGGCTGGACCAGAAATCATGCCGGAGACCGCTTCAAGCGTGTCGGAGACGAGGGCTTGTCCCCGGTTCATGATGGTGACGTGGCTGCAGATTTGCTCGACCTCATAGAGCAGATGCGAAGACACAAGGACAGTCATGCCTTCTTTTGAGATGGCTTTAACGAGTTCGCGAACCTCCACCATACCCACGGGGTCTAACCCGATGCTTGGCTCATCGAGCACCACCAACTCGGGGGTGCCCAAAAGCGCCTGCGCGATGCCGATGCGTTGCTGCATGCCCTTACTGTATTTTCCAACTAAATCTTGTTCCCTGCCCTTTAAGCCCACAAGCTCGATAAGTCTGGGAATCTGCAGGGCCAAGTCCTCTTTGGATATGCCGTACATTCTGCCATAGACGTCGAGGAGCTCGGCGCCTTTAAGATGCTTAGGAAACCTTGGCAACTCGGGCATGTAACCGATTTTCAGGCGGGCATCTGCATCGTCCACGTGGACTTCTTGCCCCAAAACTTTAGCGGTGCCCTCAGTGGCTTTAAGCAGCCCCACGAGGATTTTGATGGTGGTGGATTTGCCTGCGCCGTTAGGACCCAGAAAACCATGGATGCTGCCCCGTTTAACTTGGATGTTAAGTTTGTTGACGGCAACCAATGAGCCGTACCGCTTGGTTAAGTCGATTGTCTCAACAGCATACTCCACGGTTAAGCGCCTCCCTGAGTGTTAGGGCGCGTTTTAATATAAGTTAATCGGCTTTCCGCCTGCAACCTCTGGCGCATAAATCTGGGAAGGAACCGTTGCTGCTGCATCCAACCACCTATCCCCCCTCTATTTATAGGAACACAGCATGGGCTTCTGCTGCTCAGAGCGACTCTCCCCTCCCTTATGTCAGTAAATCAAAAATTCTGCAGAACGGTTTTTGTGTAGTTGTTGCTGTGGGGACCCCTCTTTATTCAACAACAACCTGTGGTTTGCCTAAAACAACGATTTTTGGCGCATTGCAGACGGGTTGTGCAATCTGCAACAAGCCAAACAGACAAAAATTGACGTAACTGACAAGAACGGTGGCTGTAAACGGCTGCTTTGGGTTTGATTT is a window from the Candidatus Bathyarchaeota archaeon genome containing:
- a CDS encoding ABC transporter ATP-binding protein codes for the protein MEYAVETIDLTKRYGSLVAVNKLNIQVKRGSIHGFLGPNGAGKSTTIKILVGLLKATEGTAKVLGQEVHVDDADARLKIGYMPELPRFPKHLKGAELLDVYGRMYGISKEDLALQIPRLIELVGLKGREQDLVGKYSKGMQQRIGIAQALLGTPELVVLDEPSIGLDPVGMVEVRELVKAISKEGMTVLVSSHLLYEVEQICSHVTIMNRGQALVSDTLEAVSGMISGPATIQVEVAKLTDKVIAAVKGLSFFKSATKSGNTLNITVATPQDVRAEVSQAITSAGGVIVGMSQKGHSLEDVFIQLINNPQNQTQGGQQ